A single Streptomyces mirabilis DNA region contains:
- a CDS encoding shikimate dehydrogenase encodes MDTYLVGLIGSGIGPSLSPALHEREADRQGLRYLYRLIDIDVLGVGPEAVGDLVRAARDLGFDGLNITHPCKQLVIDHLDELAPQAAALGAVNTVVFEGGRAVGHNTDVTGFAASFARGLPDVPLERVVQLGAGGAGAAVAHAVLTLGAGHVTVVDAMPDRATDLAAGLNRHFGAGRAVAGTPDALGGLLGLADGVVHATPTGMAAHPGLPFPAGLLHPGLWVAEVVYRPLETELLRTARAVGCATLDGGGMAVFQAADAFRLFTGREPDAVRMLADISELAGVSGAAGVRG; translated from the coding sequence ATGGACACGTATCTCGTCGGCCTCATCGGTTCCGGCATCGGCCCCTCGCTCAGCCCCGCGCTGCACGAGCGAGAGGCCGACCGGCAGGGACTTCGCTATCTGTACCGACTGATCGACATCGACGTGCTCGGCGTCGGGCCGGAGGCGGTGGGCGATCTCGTACGTGCCGCGCGGGACCTCGGCTTCGACGGGCTGAACATCACGCATCCCTGCAAGCAGCTGGTCATCGACCACCTCGACGAGCTCGCTCCGCAGGCGGCGGCCCTCGGCGCGGTCAACACCGTCGTCTTCGAGGGGGGCCGTGCGGTCGGGCACAACACCGATGTCACCGGGTTCGCGGCGTCCTTCGCGCGCGGGCTGCCCGACGTCCCGCTGGAGCGGGTCGTGCAGCTGGGTGCGGGCGGGGCGGGGGCGGCGGTCGCCCACGCCGTGCTGACGCTGGGCGCGGGGCACGTCACCGTCGTGGACGCGATGCCGGACCGGGCGACGGATCTTGCCGCCGGGCTGAACCGGCACTTCGGTGCGGGGCGGGCGGTGGCCGGGACGCCGGATGCGCTCGGGGGGCTGCTCGGCCTGGCCGACGGGGTGGTGCACGCGACGCCCACCGGGATGGCGGCCCATCCCGGGCTGCCGTTCCCTGCCGGGCTGTTGCATCCCGGGCTGTGGGTCGCCGAGGTGGTGTACCGGCCTCTGGAGACCGAGTTGCTGCGCACGGCGCGGGCGGTGGGGTGCGCGACGCTGGATGGCGGGGGCATGGCCGTGTTCCAGGCGGCGGACGCGTTTCGGCTGTTCACGGGGCGGGAGCCGGATGCTGTTCGGATGCTGGCGGACATTTCTGAGCTGGCGGGTGTGTCGGGTGCGGCGGGTGTTCGTGGCTGA
- a CDS encoding TetR family transcriptional regulator yields MTSVEEPARPGGRIRDAARTRAEILDVATQEFSRAGFAGARVDEIAARTRTTKRMIYYYFGGKEQLFTAVLERAYSVIRMAEQELDVEHLDPVAAIRRLAELTFDHHEAHPDFIRLVSIENIHEAEHIAASEELGKIGSPALEVIRRILETGRRSGLFTADVDAVDLHAMISSFCFFRVSNRHTFGALFGRDLVAPDQREHYRTMLGDMVIAYLTADRTQD; encoded by the coding sequence ATGACCAGCGTCGAAGAACCTGCACGGCCCGGCGGGCGCATCCGCGACGCCGCCCGGACCAGGGCCGAGATTCTCGACGTGGCGACCCAGGAGTTCTCGCGGGCCGGCTTCGCCGGTGCCCGCGTCGACGAGATCGCCGCCCGCACCCGCACCACCAAGCGGATGATCTATTACTACTTCGGCGGCAAGGAGCAGCTGTTCACGGCCGTTCTGGAGCGTGCGTACTCCGTGATCCGGATGGCCGAACAGGAGCTGGACGTCGAGCACTTGGACCCGGTCGCGGCCATCCGCAGGCTCGCCGAGCTGACCTTCGACCACCATGAGGCGCACCCGGACTTCATCCGGCTGGTCAGCATCGAGAACATCCACGAGGCGGAGCACATAGCCGCGTCCGAGGAGCTCGGGAAGATCGGTTCGCCCGCGCTGGAGGTGATCCGCCGGATCCTGGAGACCGGCCGGAGGTCGGGGCTGTTCACGGCCGACGTCGACGCCGTGGACCTGCACGCGATGATCAGCTCGTTCTGCTTCTTCCGGGTCTCCAACCGCCATACCTTCGGCGCCCTCTTCGGCCGTGACCTGGTCGCCCCTGACCAGCGGGAGCACTACCGGACCATGCTCGGCGACATGGTCATCGCCTATCTGACGGCGGACCGCACCCAGGACTGA